aggttcAGAACCATGGTTCAGGTCCGAGGTTCAGGTCCGAGGTTCAGGCCTGTGGTTCAGGTCTGTGGTTCAGGACCATGGTTCAGGTCCGAGGTTCAGGTCCGAGGTTGAGGTCCAAGGTTCAGGTCCGAGGTTCAGGACCATGGTTCAGGACCGAGGTTGAGGTCCGaggttcaggtctgaggttcAGGACCATGGTTCAGGCCTGTGGTTCAGGTCCGaggttcaggtctgaggttcAGAACCATGGTTCAGGCCTGTGGTTCAGGCCTgtggttcaggtctgaggttcAGAACCATGGTTCAGGTCCGAGGTTCAGGTCCGaggttcaggtctgaggttcAGGACCATGGTTCAGGACCATGGTTCAGGTCCGAGGTTCAGGTCCGAGGTTCAGGTCCGAGGTTCAGGTCCGAGGTTCAGGACCATGGTTCAGGACCGAGGTTGAGGTCCGAGGTTCAGGTCCGAGGTTCAGGACCATGGTTCAAGTCCGATGTTCAGGTCCGAGGTTCAGGACCATGGTTCAGGACCATGGTTCAGGTCCGATGTTCAGGTCCGAGGTTCAGGACCATGGTTCAGGACCGAGGTTGAGGTCCGaggttcaggtctgaggttcAGGACCATGGTTCAGGACCATGGTTCAGGTCCGAGGTTCAGGTCCGAGGTTGAGGTCCGAGGTTCAGGTCCGAGGTTCAGGACCATGGTTCAGGACCGAGGTTGAGGTCCGAGGTTCAGGTCCGaggttcaggtctgaggttcAGAACCATGGTTCAGGCCTGTGGTTCAGGTCCGAGGTTCAGGACCATGGTTCAGGACCGAGGTTCAGGTCCGAGGTTCAGGTCCGAGGTTCAGAACCATGGTTCAGGACCATGGTTCTGAACCATGGTTCAGGTCCGAGGTTCAGGTCCGAGGTTCAGGTCCGAGGTTCAGGCCTGAGGTTCAGGACCATGGTTCAGGTCCGAGGTTCAGAACCATGGTTCAGGTCCGaggttcaggtctgaggttcAGGACCATGGTTCAGGACCATGGTTCAGGTCCGAGGTTCAGGTCCGAGGTTCAGGTCCGAGGTTCAGGACCATGGTTCAGGTCCGAGGTTCAGGTCCGAGGTTCAGGCCTGAGGTTCAGGACcatggttcaggtctgaggttcAGGACCATGGTTCAGGTCCGAGGTTCAGAACCATGGTTCAGGTCCGaggttcaggtctgaggttcaggaccatggttcaggaccatggttcaggtccgaggttcaggtctgaggttcAGGTCCGAGGTTCAGGACCATGGTTCAGGTCCGAGGTTCAGGTCAGAGGTTAAGGCCTGAGGTTCAGGACcatggttcaggtctgaggttcaggtctgaggttcaggtctgaggttcaggaccatggttcaggaccatggttcaggtctgaggttcaggtctgaggttcaggtctgaggttcAGGACCATGGTTCAGGTCCGAGGTTCAGGTCCGAGGTTCAGGACCATGGTTCAGGTCCGAGGTTCAGGACCATGGTTCAGGTCCGAGGTTCAGGTCCGAGTTTCAGACCTGAGGTTCAGGACcatggttcaggtctgaggttcAGGTCCGAGGTTCAGGTCCGAGGTTCAGGCCTGAGGTTCAGGACcatggttcaggtctgaggttcaggtctgaggttcAGAACcatggttcaggtctgaggttcaggtctgaggttcaggaccatggttcaggtctgaggttcaggtctgaggttcaggtctgaggttcAGGACCATGGTTCAGGTCCAAGGTTCAGGTCCGAGGTTCAGGACCATGGTTCAGGTCCGAGGTTCAGGTCCGAGGTTCAGGCCTGAGGTTCAGGACcatggttcaggtctgaggttcAGGTCCGAGGTTCAGGACCATGGTTCAGGTCCGAGGTTCAGGACCATGGTTCAGGTCTGAGCTCCGCTGGTCTGTCTGGGACCAGTAAAGACTTGTAACTGGAGGCAGAACTTCAGGAAACACAGACTGGTTCTGGCTCTGGTTCTGGCTCTGGCTCTGTTCTGTCTGGGACTGTTTGGACTCATCCCAGCTGTCCTCCATTTgtcacctctgtctctctgacggTCTCTGACTGTTTCTCGCTGTCATGGCGACTGAGGCGTTTTTTTGTGACGTCATTACAGGAGTTCGAGGCGCGGCAGGTCGTGGCCCGCGGCTCCCCTACCCATCATGCCGCAGGGCAGCAGATCAGGAGGAAGGTGGAGTTTGAGCCGCTGTCGACCACAGCATTGATCCTGGAGGACCGACCGCCGTAAGGATACTGCCCGTCTCTCTGTTGGTTGaaccacttcctgtctggcagccattttgtgtcctgaccgtgtgtctgtgtgcaggaaCCTTCCAGCCAAGTctgcagaggagacacagagacacagactgCAGTACGAGGAGATGGTGGCCGGAGCCAAGAAGAGAGGTGTGTTTGGTTTAACCCGCTGCACCTCTCACATGGGTGGAGCTTAACATAGGACATataatcacacacactcttaatgctcctgtttgtgtgtcagagCTGAAAGAGGCacagaggaggcagcagcagatgaaggagagggtgagacaggaggaggagatcagcACCGCCGCGCTGGTCTGGAACCAGAACATCCTGCCACACTGGGAcaccatgtatgtgtgtgtgtgtgtgtgtgtgtgtgtgtgtgtgtgtgtgtgtgtgtgtgtgtgtgcagcgagAGCTCAGTCACGTATCACAGGGGCCATCATAATGCGATGATGTCAGAGTGCGATGATGTCAGAGCGGGATGATGTCAGAGCAGGATGATGTCACAATGCGATGATGTCAGAGTGCGATGATGTCAGAGCAGGATGATGTCAGAGCAGGATGATGTCAGAGTGCGATGATGTCAGAGCGGGATGATGTCAGAGCAGGATGATGTCACAATGCAATGATGTCAGAGTGCGATGATGTCAGAGTGCGATGATGTCATAATGCAATGATGTCAGAGCGCGATGATGTCAGAGCGCGATGATGTCAGAGCGCGATGATGACAGAGCGCAATGATGTCAGAGCGCAATGATGTCAGAGcgtgtctgttgtgtttcaggagGTCGAGTCGGCGTGCTCGGGACCTGTGGTGGGGCGGTCTGCCCCCCAGCGTGCGAGGGCGGGTCTGGAGCCTCGTCATCGGAAACGAGCTGAACATCACAGCAGGCAGGAGACACGAAGAACTCTGATTCATATTCTTGATAATAACACGTCATCAGAAAACCTTTTTCCTCTCGTTGCTCTTCTTCACCTCAAccttcgtcctcctcttcctcagagcTGTACGAGATCTTCGCGTCCAGAGCGAAGGAGAAGTGGAGGAGCCTCAGTGAGACGGAGACGGATGGTGAGAGACAAACTGGCTTTAGGGTTTTAATGTGGATCACACTGAACAGGGATGACTCACCTGCTGATGTTTACCTGCAGACGGTCCTGACTCAGAGTCCAGTCTGGAGCTGGTCTCTCGGGACGTCTCCAGAACATTCCCCTCACTCTGCGTCTTCCAGAAGGTGGGACAGCGGAGCTCAGGACAGCAGAGACCAACAGAGACCAACAGTTCACGACCTGTAGACTAGAAGACATGACTGGAACTAAtgtcaggcttttattttgtaggggGGTCCTTACCACGACGTGCTGCAAAGCATCCTGGGAGCTTACACCTGCTACAGGCCTGATGTGGGATatgtgagtcacacacacacctgttcggAGGACTCTGACACGAAATGGGTCTTTTCCTAAGTCAACTGACACTCAACAAAGACTTGCATGACTGACTCATCAGTGTTTAGATTCCTGGACTTCAGACTCGATGTTAACCcgccattcacacctgggctcacctggcAACCCACATGAGGCCGCTTTATTCAGAcctttttgtccaaagtgacttacagtaagtaCATTTATCACAAGAGAGAAACTACGACATCACCATCGATGGAGTAAAACGAAATATAGAAACAACTGTCAAGCCGTCATCTGAGGATCATAACTGCTGTTTGCCAAAGATTCTTTCAGTGCATAAGAGGTGTGATAGAAGTGCTGAGGACAGACAGcgatggcggtaccagccgACCCGCTGATGTAGAAGAGTGAAGTGCTTTCTCTGGGGCGTACCctcatactctctctctctctctctctctctctctttggatGTCTCTCGCCCAGGTGCAGGGGATGTCCTTcatggcggccatgttggtccTGAACATGGACGAGGTTGAAGCCTTCATCAGTTTCTCAAACCTGATCAACAGACCCTGTCAGCTGGCCTTCTACAGAGTCCACCACCAGCTGGTACcataccaaacacacacacacacatgcacacacacacccacacacacacacacgcccacacacacacacacacacacacacacacatgcacacacacacacacacacatgcacccacacacacacacacacacccacacacacacacacacacacacacacacacccacgcacacacacaccacacacacacacacacacacacacacacgcccacacacacacacacacgcccacacgcacgcacacccacacacacacacacacacacacacaccacacccacacacacacacacacacacacacccacgcacacacacacacacacacacacacacacacatgcacccacacacgcacacacacacacacacacacacacacacacacgcacgcgcgcatgCCAAATTACGAATCtaaacactgtctgtctgtctgtctgtctgtctgcagatgTTCAGGTATTTCGGGGCTTTCCAGATGTTCTTCGAGGAAACTCTTCCTCGTCTCTTCCTTCActtccagtcttcaggtgtgacccCTGACCTCTACCTCATGGACTGGTAAGTTGCCAGTCCagaccagagtcctgcacgggtcttattttgcgaATCCGCACCTgcccgtacccgtcgtacttaaaaccgcatccaaCCTGTTTTccaacagtagcacaaattacattctgcacccgagccgacccgctataaattgataccgacgcccgacccgcacctgAAGGACAATtagacggacgcaatttttaaaagtaaaagtaagccagcgtgagGAGTGGGAGGTCTGGGAGGgtgcaagcacgcatgaatgagctcatatgaaacataaatgcttatcattttgaaatgcaggcttATTTTTGTAGATTTGTCACTaataatgattttttattttcattttttacacgtgacgccttgaaaatggcaatcgcaaaacccgacccaCTCTCTGTACATtatacagtacattattttgacttgtttcatccaaattgtgtgGGTGACCCATCGGGTACCCGCAGGTACCCGAACCCATGCAGGACAAGTCTGTTTCAGAGAAGCAGACCAACAAGGTCCAATGGAGTCCAGTAGGGTCCTGACAGAACCGGACAGCATAGCACATAGACTGGAAGCAGGGAAACTGAAATTGGTGTGTAGATGAACATGAACACCCCTGAAAACTCTGACTAACTCCGCCCCCTCAGGATCCTGTCTCTGTACACGAAGCCCCTCCCCCTAGACGTGGCGTGCAGAGTTTGGGATGTTTTCTTCCGGGACGGCGAGGAGTTCCTGTTTAGAACCGCTCTGGGGATCCTGAGGCTCTACCAGGACGTCCTGCTGCACATGGACCTCATCAGCATCGGTGAGCAAACACCTCACCTGTGGTCACCTCACTcagtctgcagccaatcagcttcCAGAAGCATGAAACACCTGCAGATGACTTAAAACGACTCTTCAGCACCTGGTACTTGACTTTGACTCATCACAGgtgacgtgtttttttttttttgtcaaactttattaacattttaaagataaaatatgaaccaaattttaaaaatcaatgaaagaaaaacaaataacacaagcagacaaaaacacatgtaATATAACAAATGATATAAACACCACATTAGAAAggaaaaagtgaataaataactaaataaataaaattaaaatagcagcagcagcattattcTGCCTGTACGTTTCCACGACATGTTTCACCGAGCTGGAcctctttgtgttttcaggttCTTTACAGACAGAATCATAAAAAGTCTTCAGttcaacataaaacaaagtttcattCGGAATAAATTGAAGAAATCTGGCTTTATGAATGTGATATTTACAGGTGACTTGAGACTTGATATTGACTCTTGTGCACTTTGACTCGGACTCTCCATCGACGGGTCTGGACCGAGGATGTGACTTGGACTCTTGTCTTTGTTCTTCTCAGGTGACTTTCATACTCGACTTGAACTTATCTCAGGTGACTTGAGACCCGATCACTGGTACAGAATTATTACATCTGGTGTCGTGTCGTCCTCCAGCTCAGTTCCTGTCCCGCCTCCCTGAAGAGCTGCTCTCTGATAGGCTGTTCTCCTGCATCTCTGCCTCGCCCATGCTGAGcgggaacaggaagtggagtcAGGTGAGTCAGCCGACGGACAGATGATCCCTCTGAGGAAGAAATAAAATACTgaacttttgtgtttgtgtctcaggttctgtcctcctgcagagactcagagaggagcagcagctgatcagctgtttttattGATCCGCTCTGTTTTTATTGGTTTCACTTACAAATGTTAACTGGACTCAAGGTTTGTGAAGAACATTTTagttcttatttatttataattttccAAAACATAAAAGCTGAACAGAGTTAAACTGTGAAcactaaaacaaaatgaaccAGCTGTCAGCTGCACATGGTTCCAGTTAAAAGAATCTCTTTACGTTACAAACTTTCTTTAAGAAAAGTCATGCGCCTAAACTAGACACCTCGGCTCGCTTGCATAGACAAAGCAAGGATGGATTTTAGATGGAGTTCCTCTGAATGAGCCTGAATGACCCAAGAGCTGAAGGGGCCCTGAAGCCCACGTCGCTGCGTGAAGTCACTACCTCAACAAGtcaaaaagcaaaaggctatGAATCTGAATGAATCTCCAGCTGGCCATCCCCAAAAGGCACCAGAATACAGGAAATCACAACTACCAACTTCAACATTTTTtgggggaggacccccagacccccctcCTTATGCATCTGTGCCCAGAGGGACAGTAGTTCATAATCTGtcactgtattaatacaattcaTCATGTAACATTAaagtgtgacatttgtgtcaataaatgtcaagcacaggtgactccacggtggtgggaggggggcccccaaaaggcttgggccggcactgctgtaataaataataattcgTATCTGAACCTTGAAGTGACGAGCAGCTGAGATAAACGTCTGTCTACAGGAACACActgatttcaataaaacacaatgatgAGTGAATAttagtgtttgtttctcttcatgTCAACTCTTCTCTTGTTACTTACAGAGTTTAGcgtttttattttgatctgtATGATTTAATGTGACAGCTGTAATAAGGACACACGGACCAACACACCGTCGTTTCCGGGTTTTTCCTGGTGACACTTTTCTGTAATAAAGACTTTAGAAACCAGTTCTGTGGCTGTTTGCTGTAATTCCACCTCCCGCCGCTGGGGGTCGCTGTGGTGCCACCAGAGGAGGagttctgttcagtgtttccgGGTCATTGGTGTGAAGCAGCTCCTCCGCGATCAACACGCGTGTGGAAACAAACTGCGGCTCGTCCATCAAAACACACCGACACGTCTGATCACTCACACCGAGGAGAGGTGATCAAACTCGGGTCTGACCTGCGGAGAGAGCCGAGCACTGAGCCGCCATGGGTCCGGTGAGTTGTTAAATGAACGTGTTTCAGAGTGGAGTCTGGTCTGTCAGCAAACTGCCCCAAAGCACGAGCAGCAGCTGGGATTTCTTTACTGTCTTCCACCAGACTCCATAGAGAAATCTGCTAATTTAAGTTGTCCATGTTTACAGGGAAGTATACTCACTGTGTGGAGAGTCGTCTCACGCTTTTCTGCATTACCTGGGTGTATTGGTCAAATCGGCACCAATATAATTAACCAGGAAGATGTTCCTGTGATTTTacatacagtaaaataaagttaGTGATCTCTGTCTTCTAGCTGCTGGCAGTCAGTCCTCATGCACCCACTGTGTGCTCTTTTAGATTTAATGTCCAGAAACTCAACAGGTGTCAGGTTCCATGTGTGTGtacaataaagctgattctgattctgatcagcTGACTCTATAGACCGCTGATCGTTGATCAATGATCACTGTCATTATAAatcatttagaaaaacaacattcttACTGACAGTTTAGTCTTCATTTCACCTAaagctgtgatttttttctcagactGAACGAACTGAGAATGACTTAGTGACTCAGGATCAGTCAGTCTGACTTCATCACTCAGGATCAGTCAGTCTGACTTCATCACTCAGGATCAGTCAGTCTGACTTCATCACTCAGGATCAGTCAGTCTGACTTCATCACTCAGGATCAGTCAGTCTGACTTCATCACTCAGGATCAGTCAGTCTGACTTCATCACTCAGGATCAGTCAGTCTGACTTCATCTGGAGAAACATGCTGATTTTTCATAAATCTaactcctccctccttctctccctccttccttctctccctccctccttctctccctccctccttctctccctccttccttctctccctccttccttctctccctccttccttctctccctccttccttctctccctccagccTCGGTCGAAGAAGCGCCGTCCGACGTTCCGCCGCCTGTTGAAGACGAGCGATGTGAAGCTGGAGAACAAGTTGAAGAACCGTCAGATGAAGCAGCAGAACGTCGCCAAGAAGCAGCGAAAAGAACAGAAGAAGCTGCGTCAGGCGGTGAAAGATGCCGCCATCAGGACGCCCCGCCCACTGGAGACGTACAGGAAGAGACCCGGTGAGAGAGCTGGCTGCTGATTGGTTTGTTCCATTGCAGCCGTCAGCTGCTCGATAATTGattttctcctcttcctgtttgtccATGACCAGTGCTGACGTTTGTCCTGAAGCTTCATCCTTGAAAGGCTGATTAATTATCACAATGACTGATCACATTTATTGTAAATGAAGACTCTCCCATGATGCACTGCTCACAGCTGCTTGTGACGACTGTttctgacagaggaggaggaggacgaggagttTCTGGAGAGTCTGCCCACAGACATGATGGAGGACGAagacctgcagcagatgacCTCCATGGCTCGACAGGCGTCCTTCATCACCAGAGACCTGTCGTCATGGTAACCCCGACACAAACACCCATGATGTAACAGGACGGTCACCGGTGTTACATGTTGTTGTGACtgaggtgtgtttgtttcatgtggCGGTGCGTCCCAGCGGGCCGGTGCACAGCGGGAAGAAGAGGAGCTCAGAGGTGGTGCCGAGCTACGAGAAGGTTCCCAGGAAGCTGGCgaggatggaggagaaggaagtCATCCACCTGCTGCCAATCAAAGACAAGACCGGAGTCATCCCACAGAGCATAGAGAGAGGTAGCACACACAGTATTGATCTGCTGATTGATCTGATCAGTTACACGGGGAATGAAAGAGTTAACTTCACCTCTGTCGTGTTTATAGTCATCAAACAGCCGCCGGAGGAGCaagacgaggaggaagaagaagctgctAACGAGTCGGAGGAGTTTGAGCATGGTATGaatgacctttgaccctgaAACTTATGATGACTCATCAACAAACGATCAATGTCAACATGATCATATCTTTGAgtcacagtttgtttctgtgtgtcaaCATTTAACAATCACATCGTCAGTTATTCTCCCTGAACATtgataaatattaaactgtTAAATGAACATGAAGAGCAGCCGGACGGACGATGATGTGTCATGTGTCCTCCTGTGCAGAGGGGGAGCCAGAGAGCACTGTAGCgctgacagcagagcagagagagaagctcAGAGTTCACAAGATCAATGAAAAGAAGCTGCACATCGCAGGTCTGGGATCAGCCATCATCTCTAACCCCTACAGCAACGTAAGACTGGACACTGATTTGTTATTAATTATATCATCTGCTGAGGACACAAtttaacattgtgtgtgtgtgtgtgtgtgtgtgagatcagaTAAAGAGAGTGAAGGAGCTGCGTGGGATGCTGATGGAGTCGGACCCGTGTGTGGCGGTGACGGTCAGGAAGCTGGTGATGGTTTCTCTGATGGAGATCTTTAAAGACATCACGCCCAGCTACAGGATacgacctctgacccctgaagAGAAGGCCACCAAGGTAACCAGCTGGTGTTTGTGTCTAATCCAGGCTTCAACAGGTTAAATCACATGtatgtaatgttttatttcgTCTTGCTCGTTGATGTAACAGTTGAAACAGTTAGTTGTCTGAAGTCTGATCTGTCCTCCTGCACAACATGTTCTCTGTTTTAATACACATCAGTCTTTAAACTTGACCTATTCAAAGCTTCAGAAATTTGAAATACACAAAAGCACTTGTAGAATCAATTTACAATGTATCTTAgatttcttgtgtttgtttgttgtgcagGTGAAGAAGGAGACTCAGCAGCTCCGAGAGTTTGAAGAAGGTTTGGTCAGTCAGTTTAAATTCTACCTGGAGGACCTGGAGCAGACCGTCAAAGGTACACAgccacacagcaacacacacaaacgcacaacacatgacagcagaACACACCACCTCAGCATGTTCACCCTCATCTACAGACtggaagcagcagaagaagaagcgcAGTCAGGCCGTGGGTTTCCAGTCGTACCGCGGCCTCGCTGAAGTCGCCGTTCGCTGCCTGTGTGAGCTGCTGCTCGCTCTGCCTCACTTCAACTTCCACAACAACATCATCGTCATCCTCGTCCCGCTGATGAACGACCACGACAAGAAGGTGAGAGACTGTTCACCTCTGATGATGCTCAGGTCGATCACTGTGATGAGGTGTCTGCGTCTTTTAGTGTCGGGGATGTGTTGTGATGCGTTcaggtttctgtgtgtttcaggtgtcgGGGATGTGTTGTGATGCGTTcaggtttctgtgtgtttcaggtgtcgGGGATGTGTTGTGATGCGTTcaggtttctgtgtgtttcaggtgtcgGGGATGTGTTGTGATGCGTTcaggtttctgtgtgtttcaggtgtcgGGGATGTGTTGTGATGCGTTCAGGTTTCTGTATGTTTCAGGTGTCGGGGATGTGTTGTGATGCATTcaggtttctgtgtgtttcaggtgtcgGGGATGTGTTGTGATGCGTTcaggtttctgtgtgtttcaggtgtcgGGGATGTGTTGTGATGCGTTcaggtttctgtgtgtttcaggtgtcgGGGATGTGTTGTGATGCGTTcaggtttctgtgtgtttcaggtgtcgGGGATGTGTTGTGATGCGTTcaggtttctgtgtgtttcaggtgtcgGGGATGTGTTGTGATGCGTTcaggtttctgtgtgtttcaggtgtcgGGGATGTGTTGTGATGCGTTcaggtttctgtgtgtttcaggtgtcgGGGATGTGTTGTGATGCGTTcaggtttctgtgtgtttcaggtgtcgGGGATGTGTTGTGATGCGTTcaggtttctgtgtgtttcaggtgtcgGGGATGTGTTGTGATGCGTTCAGGAAGCTCTTCCAGCAGGACAAAGTGGGCGGGGCTTCGTTAGCCACCGTCAGGGTCATCTCCGGCCTCGTCAAGAGTCTCAACTACAACGTCAGACCAGAGGtaacaaaccaaacacacacaacagtgatgtcaccagTCCAGCTGTGATGTCAGACCTCACTTGAACCCCCACAGACTAGGCGAGTTCATCATCACGCAGCACTGtgttaaccagcatgcatcatgATTTATGCAGTGCTGCACAGCgctgcctaaatcgtgatgcatgctggttaaaatgtgtccatgatgacgtggatgggagtggtttctgctctgcATTCCATGTCAAATGTcacatctacgctgacgtatatgacgtgtgtttcgatgaatttccatatccataagcgcctcttttctactcagatATCACAAACTTTCAgatcagtagcagccgtgtggctgcaCCTGTGGGACagtcaccatgaataaacctataaaatccttcatgtaacgcaacaaccctgaaagatcagaatcagaatccttctATTGTCATCGCACGTGTGCAACGACATTTTAGCAGCATCCGGttattcacacaacataaagTAAGAAGAACAAGTACAAAGTACAAGGCATTAGTGCAATGTaagtatattttaaaaaagtgaaaaataaatagataatatgtacagtgttacgattatgtgatgatgatgtcgtcaataaactgctgaGTTCTGTCACCTgacttgtggtgatgatggagaagtggttacctgctgtgtccagtgtttctgtactatccactcttattggccctttctgttcccgtcacgtAGAGTCTGACTTCACAGCAGCGTTTGTGTCACCGCCCCTGCAGTcaccagcagatctcgctgctGCAGGAGGTCAGCTGGAGTTCAACTTAAACACGCTTACTGATGCAATGTGCTGTGACTCCTCCCCCTTCTCAGGTGCTGAAGACCCTCATGAGTCTGAGGATAAAGGAGGTGGAGATGAAAAAGGACATAGAGGCCACAGCACCAAAGAAGAAGTTCATGAAcaacaaagagaagaagaagaacctgTCAAGGATGCAGAGGAAGGTAAATGTCTCTTTAATAAAACTCACGCACCTCCTTTGTACACCGgggttaatgtgtgtgtgtgtgtgtgtgtgtgtgtgtgtgtgcagtggaaGAAGGCGGAGGAGAAGTTGGagaaggagctgctggaggctgAAGCCTCAGAAAGCAAAGAGAAGAAGATCAAACTGGTCAGTGGAAAGCAGAGACAAATATGACAAGTTTAAtcaatatgacaaaaaaaatctcatcaactcctcttcgtcctcttcctcttcctgctttttctcttcctcttcctgctttttctcttcctcttcctgctttttctcttcctcttcctcctcatcagcACACAGAGACTCTGAACATCGTCTTCCTCGTCTACTTCAGGATCTTGAAGAAAGCTCAGAAGTCTGTTCTACTTCCTGCTGTTCTGGAGGGACTGGCCAAGtatgactgacacacacacacacacacacacacacactctgtagtTCTGTGTCActgactgtgatgtcacttcctgtcagttttGCTCACCTAATCAACCTAGAGTTCTTTGACGACCTGCTCAACGTGCTGCAGAGCCTCATCCAATCAGGAG
Above is a genomic segment from Sparus aurata chromosome 20, fSpaAur1.1, whole genome shotgun sequence containing:
- the LOC115571796 gene encoding TBC1 domain family member 12-like isoform X3 codes for the protein MSFCVASRCRCVTEMERTEEESSPCCHHHTASSADVITGGPGVTCASDSDLMESRSDDSLQGPIRHCSGGQGAELSSRDDVSPNMKLQPSLQDATEGSKVNLCHRLEGDSHCGGGATGGTAPCLAEPSSQVVSLDPDSDSDTQEEVISDDDAFITEPGELRLHDAAALSRNTFVCGRRQSAPGQLVQDDDESELQSRRPGIVEYFSRKQRSVSHSVAGWKLFGKVPPKQSPSKQARIIQQQSAEVSLSSLSSPDLHRSGEFEARQVVARGSPTHHAAGQQIRRKVEFEPLSTTALILEDRPPNLPAKSAEETQRHRLQYEEMVAGAKKRELKEAQRRQQQMKERVRQEEEISTAALVWNQNILPHWDTMRSSRRARDLWWGGLPPSVRGRVWSLVIGNELNITAELYEIFASRAKEKWRSLSETETDDGPDSESSLELVSRDVSRTFPSLCVFQKGGPYHDVLQSILGAYTCYRPDVGYVQGMSFMAAMLVLNMDEVEAFISFSNLINRPCQLAFYRVHHQLMFRYFGAFQMFFEETLPRLFLHFQSSGVTPDLYLMDWILSLYTKPLPLDVACRVWDVFFRDGEEFLFRTALGILRLYQDVLLHMDLISIAQFLSRLPEELLSDRLFSCISASPMLSGNRKWSQVLSSCRDSERSSS
- the LOC115571796 gene encoding TBC1 domain family member 12-like isoform X5, with amino-acid sequence MVAGAKKRELKEAQRRQQQMKERVRQEEEISTAALVWNQNILPHWDTMRSSRRARDLWWGGLPPSVRGRVWSLVIGNELNITAELYEIFASRAKEKWRSLSETETDDGPDSESSLELVSRDVSRTFPSLCVFQKGGPYHDVLQSILGAYTCYRPDVGYVQGMSFMAAMLVLNMDEVEAFISFSNLINRPCQLAFYRVHHQLMFRYFGAFQMFFEETLPRLFLHFQSSGVTPDLYLMDWILSLYTKPLPLDVACRVWDVFFRDGEEFLFRTALGILRLYQDVLLHMDLISIAQFLSRLPEELLSDRLFSCISASPMLSGNRKWSQVLSSCRDSERSSS